The stretch of DNA AAGAGACAATCAATCCTGTGAACGACTTGAAGTTCTTGATTGAAAACTACGGGACAGGGAGATTTAAGCCTAAGGTGGTCTTATATGACAACTACTACGATTCAAATATCAATCAGACATTTGGTGTTGACTTGAGTGTCAAATCCAGATTGGATAAAAAAGTTGTTCCGTACATTATTCAGTGCATCTTGAGTCAATTGGACAGTGTGTATCCCGATTTGAAAAACGATGAGGAGAGAATCAACCTTTGGACTCAGCCGGTGCATCTTTCGAATGTGCATAAATTGAGGTCGCAGTTGAACGGAGTGCAAGACCCTAATGAGATCATGTCCATCTTGAAAGAGTCGCATCCGTTGCTTATAACCAATATCTTAAAGTTATACTTTATGGAGTTGCCAGACTCGATCATTCCATACAACAACTACGATGTGATCAAATTACTCTATACAAACTACCATGACGAATCCCAAACAAAATCGAGAGTCAATGGATTACAAAATGTTTTGTCAGAGTTGCCAAAATGCAATTTAGCAACGTTGGATGCCATATTGACGCACTTGAGCAGATTAGTGAGTATTGTTGGTACTCAAGACAAAGATTTGGCAGGTGGATTTCAACGCAAATTGAGCAAGGAGTTTGGATCTTTGGTTTTGAGACCAAAAACTGATGGTTTGAACAGTTCCGAAAGCAGTTACTTGAACGATAGATTCCAGGTCACGTTAATGGATGACTTATTCGAGAACAAGCAAAGTATATTTAATGAGTTGAGAAGACAAAGTTCCACCAGGTCAGCCGTGGCCAGTGTATCGCCAAGTGTTTCTCGAAACAGCAGTTTGACACGCAGTGAATCGATCAAGTCAAACAAGGGACACAATGCAGCAGCGATTGCAAAGTCGAAATCGAGGTTGGAATCCAGGTTACAAAGTGCGGTGAAGAATCAAACTAAAACACTGGAGCCACAACAGAAAACAGATGCTGATGAATTTTATGATGCTGAAGCGTCGCCAACCCCTTCAAGACTGGGCACTCAGTCGTCATCACTGGGATTGAAAAGATCAAACTCTcccaagaaaaagaaatggaCCGTTGTATCCAAGGAAGAGAGCAAAGAAGGGAAcgaaaaatcaaagaaaattaCATCCACGCCAGTTACTTACCGTCCCTCTAATGACATTATTTACGATAAATCACCCAGCAACCAGTCATTAAATGATCTTTCATCAACCCCACCACCTAAATTTGCACCTAGTTTGGGCAGAAAATCGTCAGTTAAAGACTTGGCCAAGAGTTTTGAAAATGGGTCAACTGAAGATTTGCAAGAACCATCATCTCGTTCAAGATCATCATCCCCAACAAAGGCAAAGTGAgaaatttcttggtgtagcTACCTAGTTTACgttctttatttttgtttaacCAGACATAGTTTTTATTTCNNNNNNNNNNNNNNNNNNNNNNNNNNNNNNNNNNNNNNNNNNNNNNNNNNNNNNNNNNNNNNNNNNNNNNNNNNNNNNNNNNNNNNNNNNNNNNNNNNNNNNNNNNNNNNNNNNNNNNNNNNNNNNNNNNNNNNNNNNNNNNNNNNNNNNNNNNNNNNNNNNNNNNNNNNNNNNNNNNNNNNNNNNNNNNNNNNNNNNNNNNNNGTAATACTATCTCCCACCAGCAATGATAGCACGGCAATCTTATAGAAAACTTTTTagaaatatttcaattacaAGAGCATTTTCAAACTCGCATTTGCGAATACTGGAAACTAAAAAGGAACCTCAagccaattcttcatcgtcTCCACCTCCACATACCGATGATTTGTACTTTGGAAAGTTCACGAAAGAAGAGTACGAAGATGCCAAAAAGATAATTCAAGAGCAAATATCAAAACTAGAAGGGCAAATTAAGGGAGATTACAATGTTC from Candida albicans SC5314 chromosome R, complete sequence encodes:
- a CDS encoding uncharacterized protein (Ortholog(s) have GTPase activator activity and role in establishment or maintenance of actin cytoskeleton polarity, small GTPase mediated signal transduction) produces the protein MSFAESFWTPDYESGFQQLFLQLNQGILENNDFVRLIERRMESEVVYGNSLETITTDCKPLNKRQLNEDFVSTIKNAYTKMNETFYKQGEYHLNIADNIETIVLQPFSKWCTEHEQRVKFSEFTLQDKLKALKNAQYSVEKLQKKYFNKCRMLEEFKSHYTEEELQEELNDLSFQKDRAAKTNTDGSKEEDDNDTADEEIYEFTHAKYDTKQMKALLKAMLTEVPMGPHKVAILGTYQNVSTGSNITKWLLENMPEFNKNLDKAEVFGQDLVRNDFIRIVGSMGKSFINSSQFYYQWKPIAFTISGVENEYVITDTSLAKSFTFKFDDVKEAIGVNTVDFNDKSQLSKLINEVNQLDTQYYAQVVELDKLRCEYEELAMDHLTFMQKCELDRLKAIKKVTFDFLSSFANKISSLKTISDDLVLLEETINPVNDLKFLIENYGTGRFKPKVVLYDNYYDSNINQTFGVDLSVKSRLDKKVVPYIIQCILSQLDSVYPDLKNDEERINLWTQPVHLSNVHKLRSQLNGVQDPNEIMSILKESHPLLITNILKLYFMELPDSIIPYNNYDVIKLLYTNYHDESQTKSRVNGLQNVLSELPKCNLATLDAILTHLSRLVSIVGTQDKDLAGGFQRKLSKEFGSLVLRPKTDGLNSSESSYLNDRFQVTLMDDLFENKQSIFNELRRQSSTRSAVASVSPSVSRNSSLTRSESIKSNKGHNAAAIAKSKSRLESRLQSAVKNQTKTSEPQQKTDADEFYDAEASPTPSRSGTQSSSSGLKRSNSPKKKKWTVVSKEESKEGNEKSKKITSTPVTYRPSNDIIYDKSPSNQSLNDLSSTPPPKFAPSLGRKSSVKDLAKSFENGSTEDLQEPSSRSRSSSPTKAK